From the Brassica napus cultivar Da-Ae chromosome C5 unlocalized genomic scaffold, Da-Ae chrC05_Random_10, whole genome shotgun sequence genome, one window contains:
- the LOC125594788 gene encoding uncharacterized protein LOC125594788 — protein sequence MKQVRRSSGDKSGSKMNHCNLKQNAFMSPEESIGFVVPVSCNSVDTVVCPKPRRVGILLNNVIRPYRLLHSSQSGAADVCDSKAGADLLDIILRKDETLSAVVASSPPFFLGSPPSRASNPLAQDARFGDEKLNPISPSLSSPSSSSSRVKGGGCGRVKFGIIQGAVRVEGFNCLNRDSCIPATA from the exons ATGAAACAGGTTAGGCGTTCTTCTGGAGATAAAAGTGGTTCGAAGATGAATCATTGCAACCTTAAGCAGAACGCCTTCATGTCTCCCGAGGAATCCATAGGATTTGTTGTTCCTGTCTCTTGTAACTCTGTCGACACCGTTGTTTGTCCTAAGCCTCGTCGCGTTGGCATTCTCCTCAATAACGTTATTCGTCCGTATAGATTATTACATTCTAG TCAATCAGGAGCAGCGGATGTATGTGATTCTAAAGCTGGGGCAGATCTTTTGGACATCATTCTTAGAAAg GATGAGACATTGTCCGCTGTAGTAGCTTCATCACCTCCATTTTTCCTCGGGTCTCCCCCGAGCAGAGCATCAAACCCGTTAGCTCAAGATGCGCGATTTGGAGACGAAAAACTCAACCCTATCTCACCCTCGCTCTCAtctccatcttcatcttcatctcgTGTCAAAGGAGGAGGTTGTGGTCGAGTGAAGTTTGGGATTATACAGGGAGCTGTAAGAGTTGAGGGATTCAATTGCTTAAACAGGGACTCATGCATACCTGCCACGGCTTAG
- the LOC125594787 gene encoding 40S ribosomal protein S7-like — protein MFSAQNKIHKDKGVAPTDFEQEVAQAFFDLENTNQELKSDLKDLYINQAVQMDCSGNRKAIVIYVPFRLRKAFRKIHPRLVRELEKKFSGKDVIFVATRRIMRPPKKGSAVQRPRNRTLTSVHEAMLEDVAYPAEIVGKRTRYRVDGTKIMKVFLEPKERNNTEYKLETMVGVYRKLTGRDVVFEYPVAEA, from the exons ATGTTCTCTGCTCAGAACAAGATCCACAAGGACAAGGGTGTGGCACCAACAGACTTCGAACAGGAAGTTGCTCAg GCTTTCTTTGACTTAGAAAACACCAACCAGGAGTTGAAAAGCGACTTGAAAGATCTCTACATTAACCAAGCTGT TCAGATGGATTGTTCTGGCAACCGCAAGGCTATTGTGATCTACGTTCCCTTCAGATTAAGGAAAGCCTTCCGCAAGATCCATCCTCGTCTTGTCAGAGAGCTAGAGAAGAAGTTCAGTGGCAAAGATGTTATCTTTGTTGCCACCAGGAGAATCATGCGTCCCCCTAAGAAGGGCTCAGCTGTTCAGAGACCACGCAACAGGACTCTCACCTCCGTCCATGAAGCCATGCTTGAGGATGTCGCTTACCCTGCTGAGATTGTTGGAAAGCGTACTAGATACCGTGTTGATGGCACCAAGATCatgaag GTGTTTTTGGAGCCTAAGGAGAGGAACAACACTGAGTACAAGCTTGAGACAATGGTCGGTGTCTACAGGAAACTTACAGGGAGAGATGTAGTTTTCGAGTACCCAGTCGCAGAAGCTTGA